One genomic region from Rosa rugosa chromosome 1, drRosRugo1.1, whole genome shotgun sequence encodes:
- the LOC133724613 gene encoding uncharacterized protein LOC133724613 isoform X1, translated as MGQMATHHNTTIYIPVSPLCLSPFYSPLRTKDNRKNHEQRIINNTTASSMFQLNLILYSLHCRAGHFIYRAYIGSIQILRRKQLYFPTICCRKVLQKPLNLKMEERLQ; from the exons ATGGGCCAAATGGCTACTCACCATAACACCACCATATATATACCCGTCTCTCCCCTCTGTCTCTCTCCTTTCTACTCACca CTGAGAACAAAAGACAACAGAAAGAACCATGAGCAGAGAATCATCAATAATACTACTGCTTCAAGCATGTTTCAGTTGAACTTGATTTTGTACAGTTTACACTGCAGAG CTGGACACTTTATTTACAGGGCATACATAGGATCTATACAAATCTTGCGACGCAAACAGCTTTATTTCCCAACAATCTGCTGCAGAAAAGTTCTCCAG AAGCCGCTTAACCtcaaaatggaagagagatTGCAGTAG
- the LOC133724613 gene encoding uncharacterized protein LOC133724613 isoform X2, translating to MGQMATHHNTTIYIPVSPLCLSPFYSPLRTKDNRKNHEQRIINNTTASSMFQLNLILYSLHCRDFICSWTLYLQGIHRIYTNLATQTALFPNNLLQKSSPEAA from the exons ATGGGCCAAATGGCTACTCACCATAACACCACCATATATATACCCGTCTCTCCCCTCTGTCTCTCTCCTTTCTACTCACca CTGAGAACAAAAGACAACAGAAAGAACCATGAGCAGAGAATCATCAATAATACTACTGCTTCAAGCATGTTTCAGTTGAACTTGATTTTGTACAGTTTACACTGCAGAG ACTTTATTTGTAGCTGGACACTTTATTTACAGGGCATACATAGGATCTATACAAATCTTGCGACGCAAACAGCTTTATTTCCCAACAATCTGCTGCAGAAAAGTTCTCCAG AAGCCGCTTAA